Proteins encoded within one genomic window of Hermetia illucens chromosome 2, iHerIll2.2.curated.20191125, whole genome shotgun sequence:
- the LOC119650173 gene encoding mini-chromosome maintenance complex-binding protein, with translation MEIPLLNLESFLCNENGYLELLQNPTNWQKIPFLNHAPLHELKDLSLVRFRGMIQDMCDPEIYLEKYEVRDKNSGSSRIQQGKYRDCLAVGPHEEADLTSNQNVHGDRRTIFVITVPGLNDWAVSHERSVSEVAIQKPNNEAVNGHGQKRSLDDETENMEVEPEERKTVKRLCNEQSPMRNSGATSDNLLSSEYLLNSPLPDRPSKACMVKLYSDFDKFPLNSIVDVVGFLSVDPALDGSNHQIEDFEEMSEVQAANPPPSLIPRLHAILVKPLDHVNPLLDESLQPVVDLDQTAEVIRKDLHIILTQCLFGDPVAAEFLLLHLISNVFLRTDMQTLGQFSLNICGLPTGHPPGYTTALYDIIQSLLPASHYFPMTLENMNTHQFLPKKDYKTNKLVSGLLQLAPHTHLILDETRLEPGKLENNGVRGVQSLADLIKSQQIKANFEFFEMQYDMNIPVLTLSEGRSMLPCDFQIPLKDQMAGDTFIEETLKAAKHYLEPKLNAIRKYLTTAKLVQFNIDPETTQMIEQDFVDMRKADQRFGPDQLSSLLILARLLAAARGRNMLDKELWNLAKSLQAEQQSRLEQLPKRR, from the exons ATGGAAATTCCGTTGCTGAATCTCGAGTCCTTTTTGTGTAATGAAAATGGTTACTTGGAATTGCTACAAAATCCGACGAACTGGCAGAAAATACCATTTCTCAACCATGCACCCTTACACGAACTGAAGGACCTGTCGCTAGTGCGTTTTCGCGGAATGATTCAAGATATGTGTGACCCAGAAATCTACCTGGAGAAGTACGAAGTCCGAGACAAAAACTCTGGAAGCTCTCGAATTCAACAAGGTAAATATCGGGACTGCCTCGCGGTGGGACCGCACGAGGAAGCTGACTTGACTTCGAACCAGAATGTTCACGGAGACCGAAGAACAATATTTGTGATAACCGTCCCAGGACTGAATGACTGGGCCGTCAGCCACGAACGAAGCGTTAGTGAAGTGGCAATCCAGAAACCGAACAACGAAGCAGTGAACGGGCATGGTCAGAAACGATCATTGGATGACGAAACTGAAAATATGGAAGTGGAGCCTGAGGAGAGGAAAACAGTGAAGCGACTGTGCAACGAACAGTCTCCAATGCGGAATTCCGGAGCGACGTCCGATAACCTGTTGTCCTCGGAATATCTTCTAAATTCCCCCCTGCCCGATCGGCCCAGCAAGGCATGCATGGTGAAGCTCTACTCGGATTTCGACAAGTTCCCGTTGAACAGCATTGTGGACGTTGTTGGGTTCCTGTCCGTCGATCCGGCTCTCGATGGATCTAACCACCAAATAGAAGATTTTGAGGAAATGAGCGAAGTACAAGCAGCCAACccgccaccgtcactgattCCCAGACTGCACGCTATTCTCGTTAAACCGCTGGACCACGTCAATCCTCTTTTGGATGAATCTTTACAGCCAGTCGTTG ATCTAGACCAAACCGCTGAGGTTATTCGGAAGGATTTGCACATTATCCTAACGCAATGCCTTTTTGGAGACCCGGTGGCTGCAGAGTTCTTGTTACTACATTTAATATCTAATGT ATTTCTTCGAACAGATATGCAGACACTTGGTCAGTTCAGTCTGAACATTTGCGGTCTCCCAACAGGTCACCCTCCCGGCTACACGACTGCTTTGTACGATATTATTCAGTCACTACTCCCAGCAAGCCATTACTTCCCGATGACGCTTGAAAATATGAACACTCATCAGTTCCTTCCAAA AAAAGATTATAAAACGAATAAACTGGTGAGTGGCTTGCTACAACTCGCCCCACACACGCATTTAATCTTGGACGAGACTCGGCTCGAACCAGGGAAGTTGGAAAATAATGGAGTCCGCGGAGTTCAAAGCTTGGCTGATCTCATCAAGTCGCAACAGATCAAAGCGAATttcgaattctttgaaatgcaATACGACATGAATATTCCAGTGTTGACATTGAGTGAGGGAAGGAGTATGTTGCCG TGCGACTTTCAAATTCCTCTCAAAGATCAAATGGCTGGCGACACTTTCATTGAAGAGACTCTCAAGGCCGCGAAGCATTATCTTGAGCCGAAGTTGAATGCAATTCGCAAATATCTAACAACAGCGAAACTAGTCCAATTTAACATTGATCCTGAGACTACGCAAATGATCGAACAGGACTTTGTGGACATGCGCAAGGCAGATCAGCGGTTTGGCCCGGATCAACTGAGTTCCCTCCTGATACTGGCAAGATTGCTGGCAGCAGCCAGAGGGAGGAATATGCTTGACAAAGAATTATGGAATCTGGCAAAGTCTCTGCAAGCTGAACAACAATCACGTCTTGAACAGTTGCCCAAAAGGAGATGA